CTGAACGTAAGAAACACTATACATAATCTGCAGGCAACCAAGAAACATTTTTAGGTAGCTCAAATAGGGAAAAACCCCAGAAAAATGAAACCAATATCATGTCATTAACTGGTACCTATACAACTTGGGTGCATCAGAAGGTGAAGAGTGACCTCCAAATATCCAGACATTGCCCACAACAAACCAGACTGCAAAGAAGCAATCTAATGCCATCTTGAAATGGTCCACTAATCCATTAATTCTGCAAAACAGAAACCAAACTTCACTTTATAGCACCATCAATCGAGcattaaaagtttaatctttttttccatttttttgggggtgggggaTTGGGCAGACGAAAATAAAAGAGCTCCATCTCTTTTATGGCTAAAATTACCAATGAGGAACCTTTGACTTCGTATTAGTGTCTACTTGGTTGTGTGCACCACAATAAACTCCATAAAATTTACACAAGTTTTATGATTTTGCTCTTCGGACTACTTGATTTAGACATTCATATTGAGACTATCTCAACCTATTAACGAGAGCTACTGATTCCATGCAGCAACCACACCGGTGAAAGCCAACTTTGCCAATATAGGTCAACAAAAATGACAGGTTGGCACAAGGATGCAACACTGATAAAACTGGAAACTCTACCCTTCAACACTTGCTTTAAAACTCATTCTGGGTTACTCTAATAGATTGTCAACacgaatttgatttttaaagcatccaaattcaaaaatcaaaatggaGCAATTGCTCTCATGGGTCACTAGAAACATTTTGGAAATGCATCCAGCTTTCTTTTGCGCAACATCATTGCTTGAAAATGTAACTTTGATTTCTCCATAACAATAcagtaaattcaaaataaattgtaacCACTGTAGTCTATCGACCATTCTGTACAATTGTATTTACAGTAAGCAGAATTGGATCTGTGCAAGCATACTACAAAACATGCAATGACCACTGCCACCACTGCTATCAGCATCTCAAATTTGACTATAGCACCACTGCCAACCAACAAGTTCATGAAAACAGAGATGCTACCTCACCACAGTACATCACTGCCAGTTACCACATTTGACACAAATGCCACAGTTGCTAATTTTCTAGTGCTGATGGCTAGGGATGACTAATGGAAAGATCAAACATTCATCCAAATGTCTTGTTACACAAGtcataagtataaaaaaaaagtataaacaaaCTTAGCAAATCCTGAATAAATGCGAAATTTGTTCATATTAGTCCAGTTAcactcatctaaaaaaaaaagacatccaACATGTTAACCTCATTAGTTGCTAAAATGTTACTGCTTATCACCCTAAACTATTGTAGCCACGACCAACAATAACTACGAAGGAAGGACTATCAAATTTGATGGAGAGAATATCAACCAACAGTTTTGTGGATATGAGATTGAAGTTCAAGGAAACCataaatttttgtaacaaaCCTCATCTTCATTGACTAAAATGTACTATAATATTCTTTAGTTGCTAAGAATGGTATAGATAATATTCAAGGTCTCAAACATAACAACATACGATAAATAGGAACATGCACATCTATTTGCAAAGCAAAAAGAATCACTGGATATTTAAATActatatgaacaaaaaaaaaaatgcaaagatACCGTGTAGTTAAGGTTCCAATTTGGTTGTTCCTTGATAAATACTCTGAGGTTCGAAGATTTTCCTCGTTTAAAGATTGAGTGACAGAGATAGCAGTATAAGAAGCAGGTTCGGCAGTATTGCTCTGAGAAGAGCCTTGATGTGATTGAGGAGAATCTTGCTCAGTACCCTGGTTGCGGTTACGATATCGCCAATAGAGAATAGGAAGTGTTGCAACACAACCGGAGGCATAACCCACAACCCACGCAAACAATGGGGTTTGTGGCTTTTCATTTCTTGACAATGACAAAACAACAATAGATGCGATAATTTGACTCATGGTGACAACCAGCTCAACAGAGATCCATAGCCCAGAATTCAATGGGCTCCTGCGGCTATGACGATAGCCATCACCTCTTCTCCTGAACGAGGAAGTCCTAGAGTTTAATCTATCtgatgaagataaagaagttTGATAAGTGGGAACTTGCGTGCTACTGGATAGTCTATTATCTTCATGCTGTGTTGAATCCACTCTAGGTGGCTGTCCATCATGAGAAGAGCTTGATGAGGCATCATCATTCCTATTTATGTCAACTATGTGTTGCTGGGTGTCATGACTTTCTACCCGCTCCATTAGCAAAGGGTATTGGTCCGTTTGAGCGTTGCTATTAGTTTCCAGAGAGGTAACATCCATCAAAATCAGGTGGCCAGCTTAGAAGGCAAGAAAGCATAGATCCCTAATAATGAGTCTTCCAACCTTTTCGATTTCCTCCCAATTATCTTTATGAACAAATATAAAACTTTTCTAGTATGCTGAATGGCTTCCAAAAGGATCCCCGCAACACTTGAGAACTCAAGGATTCAACTTTCTTTCTGATTTATATGAAGGCTGCCAAAGAATCAGAACTTTAATCAATTGCTTTACTTGACAAGTTACAACAGAGCCGAGTTCCAACAGCAGAGACACCATCAAAGTCAAATGTAATATCACATAATTCACAAGACCCGCAACATCAGCTTACCAAAAAGCTTATTAATGGTGCAATCAGACAAGAGTAGTTACATGTTTCATGTGTCATTTTTGACATATTTACATTTAGACGCCAATATTTTTCTGAACAAGTTTGTGAAAATCACGACAGGAAAACGAAAACAATTAACTCTTATTAATTCGTGGTACCAAGATCGACGGTCAAAGAGATTTTATGAATAGGTTAAAGCGTACAGGTGAAAATACACATACATTGACAAACGCAAACAATAACATTACCAGCATCTTTTGCAGAATTCGAGAACgggaaattataaaattcaaaatgcaTTGCATGTTCCACTAAACCATCCTTATACAGCAATAATGCAAACCAGTACACAACCACCCCGGAGCACAGAGACCCGCTGGCTGAAAATCCAAGATAAACCCGACTTCACAGCATTTAGAACCGATATCAAGCTCAGAAACAAAacccataaataaaaaattacttatatataatttgtaacaTATTGAACTCATTTATGAGAAATCACCAACGGTTGTATCAACCGAAAACGAACTTATCATAAATTCCAAGAGaaataaaaccctaaaccaTCAGAGATTGCGATACAAAATCTGTACCAGATACAAATGAATGGCAGAATTTAGCGGGGGGACAAAAAGAAACTATCAGATAAGCCCTCGAAGCTCACTTTCTTCTTAATGTTGGAAATATGattttctcaagaaaatatAGCGTCAGCTTTTGTGCTCCATTGCTTACGCAAACTtttttatgagagagagagagagagagagagagatagagcgaACGTTGAAATCAGATATGAGCTGTGTCAACGACCGATGGCTAAATTTGGCCGTTGGATTATAGAGGCTGATACAAAAGTAACGTTGGCAACGTTCATCTTAATTTGGGAGAAATGGACAGAGAAGGTTGCGAAGACGTATTCGGAATTTGGACCGTccgattttcaaaatatcagCCTCTGATACTAATAAATACATTTCCTACCCTCaaatcattaatatttttaatttacttacaaattactaaaattaatatattactcTCTCAATTTATGCAcctcaaacttaaaaaataattactataaaaaaaactacaaaaaaagaaatgctactttttatttttatttttaaatttattttcatccacCTTAATTGTTAGaattaatcaatgatacaaAAAAGAAATGCTTGATCCAAGAGCTTGTACTTAAAATCTATGTTTTAGCatttcaagattttttctcttattaaaataaaataaaataaaatatagttttattttttaaaagaatttttttcccttccataatcaaaatcaatcattaaGAAGGATGGACGATAActctattataattttaaaatttttttaaatataattatatgaatttgtatgaacagtctctaaataaaaactgtttaagttaaattttgttttggacgaacttgaaaaattagaaaaagaatataattatatatgaaatcaaaAATCTTCTCCCAAATTGTGAGGTATCTTGAGAATTGCGACGCCACTATTTTGGGCAACTAATCCAAAAACAGCAAATTTTTGCTTGTGGGGGTTGTGGACCCAAAAAAATTTACCAGTCTCATAGAACAGAACATTAATGAACATTAGATCGTGGAAGTTTGAAATTGCTACAAAATTTCCAGGTAAGCTAATATGTTTGGTTAGACGATTGAGACGAGTTTAATGCAAGTTAATTTGGTTCTTTAATTTGGGCAAAACTCTTGAATGAATGAGGGTGTGGAAGCAAGCAATCATTGCTTCTGATAGTTCCACACCAATGGTGGATTGTGATGTTTCAAATTAAagacaataattatatatatatatatatacacacacattagGGAACAACCTCGAATGCGTTAGCCTCTGAGTGTacctgacataatgatttaaataaaaaaataaagtgaaaaagtcaataacttatttatctaaaaaaaaaaggttaaagaaagataaaaaattaagattaaaaaaaaaatctaaacttcaacAAAGTATGAACATTGATTTGcatccatattggattatctatttactctctatataataataaaatattattaatttaataatttttttaattttaatttttatcacattttatagttctactaattaaaatattaatattaataataattatattctaattaaattaataattaatattatatattgagtgttttaagtattttattagttaaatttacttaaaattgaattttacaatgagaatgctctaaagcATTTCTGTTCTAAAGAgtaaagtcattttaatttttttatttaaaaaaattgaaataaaaagaaaggaaaatgagtacaCTGTCAGAACAAAGAAGACATAAGAGACGTCAATTTATGTGCGCCATGGGGCTATTAAgggtcttttggtaaaacatgatcctttattaaattctacaaaagagctacacgtcaaattaTTAAGGATTTTAAGggtcttttgataaaattgaatttaacgGACTTAacgaaaaaacaagaaaagttaacagaaaaataacaaaaattattattcacagttagataaccacttattataatagagtagatatatataggaaaatgattctCTTACAACTCTTCTACATCTATTTTACAACCCAATGTGAAATTGaggataattttgaatttttttttttttaatgaagtggcaGAATTGTATtggttaattataaaatgagttgtaaaaaagttatagttataacattagagcattggcatgcaagttcaaattaaaaagaaatgtgaGAAAAAACCCCAGCATTGACCTAGCTAAACATCTTAAGTTTAACATTTCTGCTACAATAAATGTTAGCAACTCTCCATACTTGGCGAGGGACTGTACACAgactgaattattttttttttatcatttctctaccTCCCACTCTTTCTTTCCCTCggtttttttttcatcccaaaacccTTATTtcatctatctttttttttttttctttctctcgaAACTCTGTGTTCGCCCCTTTCTTCTTTAACCCACAATACATTTTCCTTCAGCCCCATTCTTCCCCAGCCCGCAAGCGTCCCCTTCTCTCCAGCGGTTGTCGTCGTCTTCATGGTCTTCAACATAAGTCTCTCTTCCTCGCTCTTCTCTGTGTATTCTCTGTGCcgtctcttctctccctcttctccgaTTCTCATTTTACCTTCATCGAGTGATtaaatctctttctttctttctctcttccatttctctcaCACCGAATACTGAACTCACaccctctcatttctctcttccATTTTCGTCTTCTTTCTGCACCCTCGTCGAACACCACCTCCCTCCccttgtttgtgtttttttttttttttttcctttccatttttttccattttcatcttctctctGCCCCCTCGACTCCCTCCCCCCTCCcacttttttcctttccataCTCGGCTTCAACCATTTGCAGAGAACCCATCGACTCTTTCAGCAACATAGAGTATCTGGATTTTGAAGACTTGATTTTTGCCTTAGACTGCCGAGATTAGCGTATGTCCCAGTTTTTCCTTAGAAATACTAATCTGGGTGtgtgttaaattttaaaacatttgtgGGTTTcgtttatttgtttgaattgttgattttttacTAATAAGGGAATCTGtgattgtatttatatatattttgatttaatgctTGTTTTAATAAGGCCAGTAACATGAATCTCTCTTTAGCGTGCATGATATATCCATATCTAATAAGAGAATCTCTCTTTAGCGTGCACGATTATATTGTGGAGCATCTCTTGGCAGTTTCTCACGGTTTCGAGGAGTTTTGTAACGCATATCAGAATAGTGATGAAAGATTAAAGACTATTGTTATCTCATATTTGTTCGAATGTGTTTATTCGATGGCTCAAcaatattgcatttttttttttggattagaGCTCTCCTTTGAACATATGATGTCCCGATTTAATGTGTGTTGATTCATTAAAGTGTTGGTGTTGGTATAGACTGCATTGCTGAAAGTGttgtattttgaaattattaacaATAGATAGATATCGTTCTTAATGTGTGTGCTAGACTATGTTTTTATCTTGGATAGATTACACTACAATTTTTTCATGGCTTTATTAAgttctttttaaaactttaattagtaatttgacTAGCTACTGCTACTGAAGTTGGTGAAAATCTGTAtagatgttttgttttattagtAGAATTTAATGTTGGGTAGCAACTGATTTATGAACTATTTTTATGACTGGGTAGcaacaagttttgttttgttggtttggtAGTTGCTGATGTTGGTGGATTTCTCAACTTTTGGATTAAATGTTGGTGAAAATGTTGCTGAATTTGATCTGTgatatgcattttatttttatttggacttTGGGATGGCCAATCCAATGTGGACTAATCTAGCTATAAGTCCATGTTATGGCCAAAAGATaacattctaactaaattttaaactaGGACATTACCAATGCTcttactcaatatatatatatatatatatatatgcatgcatgctaaaAAGACTTCATGATAATCCTTAAGACTCTCTTGGTTACAACGAAGAAGTAGATAAAAAGGATGTCtacataatattaaattcttCATCTTAAGATTTTTCGTCTACCGTCACACAGATAGATTTGACATGATATTTTTAAGTAGTCAGTGTATAAACCGTTTAAAGTATATCACGCTACCAGGTGTAATtaagaatgataaaatttaagacaaaaaataatatttctccataaaatatcataagCTGTCAAGTAAATTTCATCTTCATTGATATAGTTTTGAAGATGGGTCTCCAAATAATCATGGAATAgtttaactaattaataatgtCTAACAAGTTTATTGATCTTGTAGTCCTCTAAATCGATCTTTACTTGAGCAGTTGGTACCTACGTACGTAGCTAGCTATAGTCAGAGTACTTGGTAGCAAGTTCTTTCTTCCCTATATAGATTTTGGCATCCACATGGTCCTTGCCCTCAAGACCTCAGACCCATCTTGAAGATAAAGAGAGTGATCAAACTCAATCCCTTCATCCTCTGTAAAGTGATCAGTACTATTAGTAGCACTGGTGCCGTTTCTACTAACTGCAGATAAATTATGCAGCATGCTTTCTCTCCCACACTCCTTCCGGTACTCCACAGTCATGGCAGAAAGCTTGTGACTCTCCAAGAAAGAGCGAGGAGCACCCTGATGATGATCACAGGCAGCATCGATCGATCATTTCCTCCCATTgtcaagaaaaatgagaattttcGTACCATTTCGAACAAGTCAAAGAAACTAAATTAAAGAAGCTGGAGATAGATATGATCATGTATACCTCAAGGATCCAGCTAATGTATTTTATATGGTAGTTCACATACTGATTGATATCCAAATCATTCCATAGAGGCTGCAATtgttataagaataataaagaaAGTTGTTTAAGGTAGCTAGTTAATAATAGAGATCAAGTTATCCCAAATTCTTGTCCTATACGTTGGAGTTCGAATTAAAACTTTGAAAGAATCTTTTTCTATTAATTGTTTCAGCGATTAACCCAAATAATGAAAGTTGTAAATTAAATGCATTGACATGCCAAATTCAACACACTTACTGATAAACCTGTTCGGACATAATCTGCAGTATCAACGTCCAATATTTGCAGGAGTTTTCTGTTATCCCCCATAATGATAGGGTACTCATGACAATCCAAAACGTGAGGTTTGATCTGATCTGCCCATGCTTCCTTCAGGAAAGACAATTTCCTTGTTTTCTTGTCAATCATCAAATACCGGCTACAATATTACAGcgaagatattaaaaaaaaaaaaaaaaaaaaaacaaaagaagaaggaagaagaaagaaaagaaaaaccgcCACCATGGccatcgtaaaaaaaaaaaaggccactATATATGAACTCCGCGAAACAAGGATATATACAGAAACTACAACCGACAAccataaatttgatgaattaattCATGACTAAAAGAGAATATCCCTACAAAACTTATTAAACCTGCTGGTAGCTCGCAGGTGAGTTTCTCCTGTGATGTAATCTCGGACAAGCCAGTCTCCCGTATGACCATGCTTTCCCGATGCAGATATCCAAGTTTCCACTTGAACAACATCACCCCTTCAaacagaaagtaaattttacaGATAAAACACAAACAATTATACGAGGTTTAATGTgtgtgtactctgtgtgtgtgtgtgtgtgtgtgtgatgttTGTGTGTTGGAATGTGTTAGGTACGTAACATGAAGGAAGGCGTTCCACCACAATCTGCTAACGACAGACCACGCATATGAGGTTCCTTCTATTCATCTCTGGTGTAGAACAAAAACCTTCGGCAGCCAGCCCCACACTCTTAAAGTGGTCAAGTCCTGATTACTACGTACAATTAGGACAAAACACATGATTATTTATTAAAGGGTTtcatcaatattataatttggttATATGATCATATATTAATTCGAAATATACTCATGGGCGGCTTCAGCACCTGCAAACGATTAACTAATCCCTCTACGGAAACTTTGCCGTCAGGGCTTAATTCGTATGATCTGATTCAGAAGTTTTGCTGAAAAATAAGGCCCCCTTCCAGCAACTTTCCTTCGAATGCGTCAATAACACTACTATCACGCTTTGTTTGTTTCTCGCTATGATGATGTTTTAGCCTTTTCCCAGCATCCGCCAGAGTCGACCGTATATTAGTATTAGCACAAAGCATGTTTCAGTACTAAAACAATTCTTAATTATTCTTTTGGGAATTCCTACCAATGTTGTCTCCGGGAGGCCTTCCAGTCTGCACCTTAACCTGCAAATTAGCACGGGCAGATTAAGCAGAGTCTGGCTTAGTTCTACCATTATCATTTAAATTGCTGCAAACCATGGCGGGCAGGAGCAGAGCCTGGCTTCTGGGGTTGTTCTTTGAAGGAAAGGTTGACGTAAAGACAAGACCGACATTTGAAAGGTTGATGTAAAGACAAGACTGGAGAATGTCGGGGCAATCACCGCAGGTGCTACCATTGTTAAGTGCCCAGGTGACAATATTTGGATAAATGCGCTGCGATCTGAGACTAGCACAGTTTGATTGCATGCACACCTTATCTAGTTAATTAGCAGCAGCAGCAGTTAACACAAGAAGTGAAATTGGGCGAAAATGTTGAATCTTttgattgagaaaattaatCATAAGCAGGTACTCTTTAGTTGGACACAATGCCTAGCTAACTGGAGTATCTTTGTAGAGTTCCTAGTGCCCCGGCCTTGGTGTTGAAGTTAATGCATTTTCAGCTCCAATAAGTTGGTAAACTGATATATTAATGTAATGTGCAGTTAATTGAGTACATTAATTATTACACTACAAGGCGTCGTTAGAGAATAATATCGAAACCTATCCCTagatattatacataaaatgaTTCTGTATGTATTTTTCACACATGCATgcttctcccatttctctcactcCCTTCATCTGCCGACACCCTATTTCTCCTCAATCTAAACCTAAACCACCCCTCTCTTCTACACTCCCTCGATCTCTCCATCTCCTTCCCTCCCTGTGACCTGTGTCGTCGCcccatttttatatttttcctctCTAATGGTTGTCTGTCACGCTCGGTCCCTCTCTCCACCTCTCTGTTTCGACCATTTAGATGAGCCGGCCACTGTATAATACGATTACAGCTTCTTTCACGAGCCGTTGTTTGGCCCGCATACAACGTCGGCTTCCAAAGGATATGGGAGGACTGACTCGAAAAATTACGGTGCCTAAATAAATACGTACTCGATGTTTGATTTTCTGAGATCTGTATGTGTTCTTtcatgtttcttattttttggtcaatttgttgattatttgttaCGGGGGTTTTTGATTCCCTTAGATCGCTATATGTGTTTCCTTCGTACACTCATAATTTTGGGACCAGTTTGTTCAAATTTGTCATTACAAAGAGCTCgaacatttttttctattttaaatcaaCCCATTTTCAGATCtatttggtttgtttttctaattttcctATACATGTTTCCTTtagttatatctattttttgtatttatttcatTGTTGAGCTATTGAGGTAATATTTTAGATCTCCTACTCACTGTTTGCTGGATGTTTACCCACTTTCATATCTGTTTGGTTTGTTTCCCAAATTTTTCTACAAGTGTTTCATTTAGTTATATCtaagttttgtatttatttCGTTGATGAGTTGCTGTGGTAATATTTCATATCTCCTACTAAATATTTGCTGAATGTTTTGATGGCACGGCATATCCTAGCTTTCTAAGTAGATCTATAAAATTACTTTCTAAGTAGCTAGATCTATAAAATTACACAATgcctaaatattttctttgtttttttttctgctcAATGTTTGATTTTATAAGTTCTATTGTATCTCGTGTATCCCATGGAACGTTTTTCAGAACTAATCTAAGAAACGATGgtcacaaaatataaatttatttgttgtttaacCTGTTATAAATAAAGGTTGTTAGATCTTTGAATTATTGCTTATTAGATTCAATTTTCCTAAATCGTTTTCCTGTGATTCAATATCTGTACCACTTTTTTACAATGACTCTCCTACattaggttttatttttagcttttcTACATAAAacaggattttttttatatttaaaaaaaaaaaaaaaaaaaaccctctttTCTCAGTTTCTCTAAGATCTTTCAATTTTCTTGATAttcaatgtttcattatttgaatttctgttgaattttttgtttaattttacactaacatatttatatgttgTAAATAAAGATATTACATATCCTCTTTGTTGATAGGGTTTTCAGATGCCTTTTCCTTATCTCTAGCGatctgtcaatttttttttttataatacactCACAATTTATGTTAGgttgtatatattgtatgtttttCAGATGTCTTTGCTTTGTCATTACCTACATGCCGAATTTCTCTTAGTTACttacaaaacatgttttctttttaggtttttttttataatacattcacAATTTATGTTaggttgtatatattttatgttttttttggtttgtgacaaaaatcatttttgtcaAACTTTTCCAAAACGACAACAACTTCTCCAAAACGCTCACAATTCCTTAAAATAgggaaataa
This window of the Juglans regia cultivar Chandler chromosome 12, Walnut 2.0, whole genome shotgun sequence genome carries:
- the LOC109009152 gene encoding E3 ubiquitin-protein ligase At1g63170-like, producing MDVTSLETNSNAQTDQYPLLMERVESHDTQQHIVDINRNDDASSSSSHDGQPPRVDSTQHEDNRLSSSTQVPTYQTSLSSSDRLNSRTSSFRRRGDGYRHSRRSPLNSGLWISVELVVTMSQIIASIVVLSLSRNEKPQTPLFAWVVGYASGCVATLPILYWRYRNRNQGTEQDSPQSHQGSSQSNTAEPASYTAISVTQSLNEENLRTSEYLSRNNQIGTLTTRINGLVDHFKMALDCFFAVWFVVGNVWIFGGHSSPSDAPKLYRLCIVFLTFSCIGYAMPFILCATICCCLPCIISVLGIREDHSQTRGATPESINALPTYKFKLKKNGNVEDQEMNAGESEGGVLAAGTDKERDISGEDAVCCICLAKYVDDDELRELPCFHVFHVECVDKWLKINALCPLCKSDVGERIATSSLARDSSLH
- the LOC109011019 gene encoding palmitoyl-acyl carrier protein thioesterase, chloroplastic-like, with amino-acid sequence MVAPAVIAPTFSSLVFTSTFQMSVLSLRQPFLQRTTPEARLCSCPPWGDVVQVETWISASGKHGHTGDWLVRDYITGETHLRATSSRYLMIDKKTRKLSFLKEAWADQIKPHVLDCHEYPIIMGDNRKLLQILDVDTADYVRTGLSPLWNDLDINQYVNYHIKYISWILEGAPRSFLESHKLSAMTVEYRKECGRESMLHNLSAVSRNGTSATNSTDHFTEDEGIEFDHSLYLQDGSEVLRARTMWMPKSI